The Azospirillum brasilense genome window below encodes:
- the upp gene encoding uracil phosphoribosyltransferase, translated as MRTHTEFPNLFILDHPLIQHKLTLMRAKERSTGGFRTLLREISLLMGYEITRDLPLTTERIDTPLQPMDAPVIAGKKLAIVPVLRAGLGMAQGLHELVPSAREGHIGLYRDHDTKMPHEYLVKLPEAEGRLFIVVDPMLATGNSAVHACDVLNRHGVDDENIRFMALVAAPEGMRVFAAAHPRVKVFTASLDSHLDENAYIVPGLGDAGDRMFGTK; from the coding sequence ATGCGCACCCACACCGAATTTCCCAATCTGTTCATCCTCGACCACCCGCTGATCCAGCACAAGCTGACGCTGATGCGGGCCAAGGAACGCTCCACCGGCGGCTTCCGCACCCTGCTGCGCGAGATTTCGCTGCTGATGGGCTATGAGATCACCCGCGACCTGCCTTTGACGACCGAGCGGATCGACACGCCGCTCCAGCCCATGGACGCGCCGGTCATCGCCGGCAAGAAGCTGGCCATCGTGCCGGTGCTGCGCGCCGGCCTCGGCATGGCCCAGGGCCTGCACGAGCTGGTGCCGTCGGCGCGCGAGGGGCACATCGGCCTCTACCGCGACCACGACACCAAGATGCCGCACGAGTATCTGGTGAAGCTGCCGGAGGCCGAAGGCCGCCTGTTCATCGTCGTCGACCCGATGCTAGCGACCGGCAACTCCGCCGTCCACGCCTGCGACGTGCTGAACCGCCACGGCGTGGATGACGAGAACATCCGCTTCATGGCGCTGGTCGCAGCACCGGAGGGCATGCGCGTCTTCGCCGCCGCCCACCCGCGGGTGAAGGTCTTCACCGCCTCGCTCGACAGCCATCTGGACGAGAACGCCTACATCGTCCCCGGCCTGGGCGACGCGGGCGACCGCATGTTCGGCACCAAGTAA
- a CDS encoding diguanylate cyclase has protein sequence MTNSSDTRSPSDSLGLVLDEHLRWIGQWHRAVFFRSGQGGERVSAPASFAAWCVAVNADDLAHQPAVEKLVTLHEQMHRKAKLLLLKAAGGESPSEADYEGVIARFEEFVLHLRRVERAFGAAASGLDPLTGLRTRRGMQEALEREHNRFRRNGPAFCVAICDIDRFKGINDTYGHDIGDRVLAATAAAISRGIRSFDEAFRMGGEEFLICLKETGLAEGFRVIERLRGELARTPVTLPDGRRIAVTASFGLVEAGEDLPVEEMVVCADRALYQAKNSGRNRVVRYGVDQPEVAAGRSALPNRR, from the coding sequence ATGACCAACTCGTCCGACACACGCTCGCCATCCGACAGCCTCGGCCTCGTCCTCGACGAGCATTTGCGATGGATCGGGCAGTGGCACCGCGCGGTCTTCTTCCGCAGCGGGCAGGGGGGCGAGCGGGTGTCGGCGCCGGCCTCCTTCGCGGCGTGGTGCGTGGCGGTCAACGCCGACGATCTGGCCCACCAGCCCGCCGTGGAGAAGCTGGTCACCCTGCATGAGCAGATGCACCGCAAAGCCAAACTGCTTCTGCTGAAGGCGGCCGGCGGCGAGAGCCCCAGCGAGGCCGACTATGAGGGGGTGATCGCCCGCTTCGAGGAGTTCGTCCTGCATCTGCGCCGGGTCGAGCGCGCCTTCGGCGCGGCGGCGAGCGGGCTTGACCCGCTGACCGGCCTGCGCACCCGCCGCGGCATGCAGGAGGCGCTGGAGCGCGAGCACAACCGCTTCCGCCGGAACGGCCCGGCCTTCTGCGTCGCCATCTGCGACATCGACCGCTTCAAGGGCATCAACGACACCTATGGCCACGACATCGGCGACCGCGTCCTGGCCGCCACCGCCGCCGCCATCAGCCGGGGCATCCGCAGCTTCGACGAGGCCTTCCGCATGGGCGGCGAGGAGTTCCTGATCTGCCTGAAGGAAACCGGCCTCGCCGAGGGCTTCCGGGTCATCGAGCGGCTGCGCGGCGAACTGGCGAGGACCCCGGTGACGCTGCCGGACGGACGGCGGATCGCGGTCACCGCCTCCTTCGGGCTGGTCGAGGCCGGGGAGGATCTGCCGGTGGAGGAGATGGTGGTCTGCGCCGACCGCGCCCTCTATCAGGCGAAGAACAGCGGCCGCAACCGTGTGGTCCGCTACGGGGTCGACCAGCCGGAGGTTGCGGCGGGGCGGTCGGCGCTTCCCAACCGCCGCTGA
- a CDS encoding phosphoribosylanthranilate isomerase: MPVPKPVSVKICGLTEPLSLHAAVAGGARYVGFVFYPPSPRSIAPSMGAELARLVPTGVRTVGLFVDPENDFLEHVVSQVPFDLIQLHGKETPRRIAEVKAAFNIPVMKAIKVGGSEDLAAALEAAEVADRLLFDAKPPAKVSALPGGNGIAFDWTLLAGRSWPKPWMLSGGLKPENAAEAVRTTGATALDVSSGVEDRPGHKDPELIRRFLNSVAGL, translated from the coding sequence ATGCCCGTCCCCAAGCCTGTGAGCGTGAAGATCTGCGGCCTCACCGAGCCCTTGTCGCTGCACGCCGCCGTGGCCGGCGGGGCGCGCTATGTCGGCTTCGTCTTCTACCCGCCGAGCCCGCGCTCCATCGCACCGTCCATGGGGGCGGAGCTGGCGCGGCTGGTACCCACCGGCGTGCGCACGGTCGGGCTGTTCGTCGATCCCGAGAACGACTTCCTGGAGCATGTGGTCAGCCAAGTTCCCTTCGACCTGATCCAGCTCCACGGCAAGGAGACGCCGCGCCGCATCGCCGAGGTGAAGGCGGCCTTCAACATCCCGGTGATGAAGGCGATCAAGGTTGGCGGGTCGGAGGATCTGGCCGCCGCGCTGGAGGCCGCCGAGGTGGCCGACCGGCTGCTGTTCGACGCCAAGCCGCCGGCCAAGGTGTCGGCCCTGCCGGGCGGCAACGGCATCGCCTTCGACTGGACGCTGCTCGCCGGGCGGAGCTGGCCGAAGCCCTGGATGCTGTCCGGCGGGCTGAAGCCGGAGAACGCGGCGGAGGCCGTGCGGACCACCGGCGCCACGGCGCTCGACGTGTCGTCGGGCGTGGAGGACCGCCCCGGCCACAAGGACCCGGAGCTGATCCGCCGCTTCCTGAACAGCGTGGCCGGGCTGTGA
- the pyrF gene encoding orotidine-5'-phosphate decarboxylase: MSTPSIAPASRIFCAVDTTDLDTARDLGRRIAGVVGGIKLGLEFFIAHGPAGIRAVIGEDGPPLFLDLKLHDIPNTVAGGIRAALPLKPAFLTIHTSGGPAMMRAAAEAAASAGADRPKILAVTVLTSMDAADLQAVGQSVPVADQVKRLALLAKESGVDGVVCSPAEVALIREACGPDFILMVPGIRPAWAAANDQKRVMTPAEALAAGADHLVIGRPITGDADPEAAARRIVSEL, from the coding sequence ATGAGCACGCCCAGCATCGCGCCCGCCTCGCGCATTTTCTGCGCCGTCGACACGACCGACCTCGACACCGCCCGCGACCTCGGCCGGCGGATCGCGGGGGTGGTCGGCGGGATCAAGCTGGGGCTGGAGTTCTTCATCGCCCACGGTCCGGCGGGCATCCGCGCGGTGATCGGCGAGGATGGCCCACCGCTGTTCCTCGACCTCAAGCTGCACGACATTCCCAACACGGTGGCCGGCGGCATCCGGGCGGCGCTGCCGCTGAAGCCCGCCTTCCTGACCATCCACACCTCCGGCGGTCCGGCGATGATGCGCGCGGCGGCGGAGGCCGCGGCGAGCGCGGGTGCGGACCGTCCGAAGATCCTCGCCGTCACCGTGCTGACCAGCATGGACGCCGCCGATCTCCAGGCCGTCGGGCAGAGCGTCCCGGTGGCCGATCAGGTGAAGCGGCTGGCGCTGCTCGCCAAGGAGTCGGGGGTGGATGGCGTCGTCTGCTCCCCCGCCGAGGTGGCGCTGATCCGCGAGGCCTGCGGACCGGACTTCATCCTGATGGTGCCGGGCATCCGCCCCGCCTGGGCCGCCGCCAACGACCAGAAGCGCGTCATGACTCCCGCCGAGGCGCTGGCCGCCGGGGCGGACCATCTGGTCATCGGGCGCCCGATCACCGGCGACGCCGATCCGGAAGCCGCCGCCCGACGCATCGTTTCGGAACTGTAA
- a CDS encoding NAD(P)/FAD-dependent oxidoreductase, translating into MTLRITVVGAGIMGLCTAWALARAGHEVAVFDQGQVPNPFGSSVDQHRLFRHAYGASAGYARMADTAFQAWERLWTDLGERLLVPSGTLCTASAEDGRRWLADSADVLESLGHPFRRLTPAQIAAEFPLVDANAVAEGLHLESGGVLLAGRIVELLSHHLNALGVTVHARAPVTAIDAERATVTLADRRTIGADALVVAAGAWVTKLLPETAARLTPSRQVVAYLMPPEGLRGVWATAPMLIDADGESGVYVVPPVAGTTMKAGDHRFSRVGDPDTDRDPDPDEARDVLDRARRVLADGHRYSLANAATCFYTVTDDERFVVEPLSARCWLMSACSGHGFKFAPALGEALAAAIADPAQASQLPDWAAGR; encoded by the coding sequence ATGACTCTCCGCATCACCGTCGTCGGCGCCGGCATCATGGGGCTGTGCACCGCCTGGGCGCTGGCCCGCGCCGGGCACGAGGTCGCGGTCTTCGACCAGGGCCAAGTGCCCAATCCCTTCGGCAGCTCCGTCGACCAGCACCGGCTGTTCCGCCACGCCTACGGCGCCAGCGCCGGCTACGCCCGCATGGCCGACACCGCCTTCCAGGCGTGGGAACGGTTATGGACCGATCTGGGCGAACGGCTGCTCGTCCCCAGCGGCACGCTCTGCACCGCTTCGGCGGAGGACGGCCGGCGCTGGCTGGCCGACAGCGCCGACGTACTGGAGTCGCTGGGCCATCCCTTCCGCCGCCTGACCCCGGCGCAGATCGCCGCGGAGTTCCCGCTGGTCGACGCCAACGCGGTGGCGGAGGGGCTGCATCTGGAGTCGGGCGGCGTGCTGCTCGCCGGGCGGATCGTGGAGCTGCTCAGCCACCATCTGAACGCGCTGGGGGTGACGGTCCACGCGCGTGCCCCCGTGACGGCCATCGACGCGGAGCGCGCCACCGTGACGCTCGCCGACCGCCGGACCATCGGCGCCGACGCGCTGGTGGTCGCCGCCGGGGCCTGGGTAACGAAGCTGCTGCCGGAAACGGCGGCGCGCCTGACCCCGTCGCGGCAGGTCGTGGCCTATCTGATGCCGCCGGAGGGGCTGCGCGGCGTCTGGGCGACGGCGCCGATGCTGATCGACGCGGACGGCGAGAGCGGGGTCTACGTCGTTCCCCCGGTGGCCGGCACGACGATGAAGGCGGGCGACCACCGCTTCTCGCGCGTCGGCGACCCGGACACCGACCGCGATCCCGATCCGGACGAGGCGCGCGACGTGCTGGACCGCGCCCGCCGGGTGCTGGCGGACGGCCATCGCTACAGCCTCGCCAACGCGGCGACCTGCTTCTACACGGTGACCGACGACGAACGCTTTGTGGTCGAGCCGCTGTCCGCCCGCTGCTGGCTGATGAGCGCCTGCTCCGGCCACGGCTTCAAGTTCGCCCCGGCGCTGGGCGAGGCGCTGGCCGCCGCCATCGCCGATCCGGCGCAAGCTTCGCAATTGCCGGACTGGGCCGCCGGGCGCTGA
- a CDS encoding ornithine cyclodeaminase family protein produces the protein MRTVTGAELKSVLHFRMLIERMRQTFRAGVEVPMRHHHTVETYGQSDGTLLLMPAWQVNQSIGVKVVTVFPDNGAKDLPAVQGLYLLMDGKTGMPQAVLDGTALTKRRTAAASALAASYLARPDSERLLMVGTGALAPELIEAFATVLPIKHVLVWGRSLEKAKKVASRFHRPKFRIEATADLEGAVRGAQVISCATLAKEPLIRGEWLQPGAHLDLVGGFTPEMREADDDCIRRSRVFVDTREGACTEAGDIVQPMKAGILTDADIAGDLYDLTRGQRAGRRFYDQITLFKSVGTALEDLCAAQLAVEMVIHNDTIR, from the coding sequence ATGCGCACCGTCACCGGAGCCGAGCTGAAGTCCGTCCTGCACTTCCGCATGCTGATCGAGCGCATGCGGCAGACCTTCCGCGCCGGGGTCGAGGTGCCGATGCGGCACCACCACACGGTCGAGACCTACGGCCAGAGCGACGGCACGCTGCTGCTGATGCCGGCGTGGCAGGTCAACCAGTCCATCGGCGTCAAGGTGGTCACCGTCTTCCCCGACAACGGGGCGAAGGACCTGCCGGCGGTGCAGGGCCTCTATCTGCTGATGGACGGCAAGACGGGGATGCCCCAGGCGGTTCTGGACGGCACCGCCCTGACCAAGCGGCGCACCGCGGCGGCCTCCGCGCTGGCCGCCTCCTACCTCGCGCGGCCCGACTCGGAACGGCTGCTGATGGTCGGCACCGGGGCGCTGGCGCCCGAGCTGATCGAGGCCTTCGCCACCGTCCTGCCGATCAAGCATGTGCTGGTCTGGGGCCGCAGCCTGGAGAAGGCGAAGAAGGTGGCCAGCCGCTTCCACCGCCCGAAATTCCGCATCGAGGCCACCGCCGACCTGGAAGGGGCGGTGCGCGGTGCCCAGGTGATCTCCTGCGCCACGCTGGCGAAGGAGCCGCTGATCCGCGGCGAGTGGCTTCAGCCGGGCGCCCATCTCGACCTCGTCGGCGGCTTCACCCCGGAGATGCGCGAGGCCGACGACGACTGCATCCGCCGCTCCCGCGTCTTCGTGGACACCCGCGAGGGGGCCTGCACGGAGGCGGGGGACATCGTTCAGCCGATGAAGGCCGGCATCCTGACCGACGCGGACATCGCCGGCGACCTTTATGATCTCACCCGCGGCCAGCGCGCCGGGCGCCGCTTCTACGACCAGATCACCCTGTTCAAGTCGGTCGGCACCGCGCTGGAAGACCTCTGCGCCGCCCAGCTGGCGGTGGAGATGGTGATCCACAACGACACGATCCGCTGA
- a CDS encoding lipopolysaccharide assembly protein LapA domain-containing protein: MRFIALIIAVPIALAAVLFAISNRGLVTLSLWPLPFTLEVPVYLATLVALVIGFLAGGVVAWNAQRRYRRRARRSSDRVSYLERELKETQARAAAAEKRLAEMNRPLSGTAGLPAVTGSGAALPATTVH, from the coding sequence GTGCGTTTCATCGCCCTCATCATCGCCGTTCCCATCGCGCTGGCCGCGGTGCTGTTCGCCATTTCCAACCGTGGCCTGGTCACGCTGTCGCTCTGGCCGCTGCCCTTCACGCTGGAGGTCCCGGTCTATCTCGCCACGCTGGTGGCGCTGGTGATCGGCTTCCTGGCCGGTGGCGTCGTCGCCTGGAACGCCCAGCGCCGCTACCGCCGCCGCGCCCGCCGCTCCTCCGACCGCGTGTCCTACCTGGAGCGCGAGTTGAAGGAGACGCAGGCCCGCGCCGCCGCTGCGGAGAAGCGTCTGGCCGAGATGAACCGTCCGCTGTCCGGCACCGCCGGCCTGCCCGCGGTGACCGGGTCCGGCGCCGCCCTGCCGGCGACCACGGTCCACTGA
- the ihfB gene encoding integration host factor subunit beta, with the protein MTKSELIQRLAERNPHLYQRDIEKIVGTIFDEISEALARGDRVELRGFGAFSVKRRDARTGRNPRTGEAVEVGEKAIPFFKTGKQLRERLNTDE; encoded by the coding sequence ATGACCAAATCAGAGCTGATTCAACGGCTCGCGGAGCGCAATCCGCACTTGTACCAGCGCGACATCGAAAAGATCGTCGGCACCATCTTCGACGAGATCTCCGAAGCGCTCGCCCGTGGCGACCGGGTGGAGCTGCGCGGGTTCGGAGCCTTCTCCGTCAAGCGCCGCGACGCCCGCACCGGCCGAAACCCGCGCACGGGCGAAGCCGTCGAGGTGGGCGAGAAGGCGATCCCCTTCTTCAAGACCGGAAAACAGTTGCGCGAGCGCTTGAACACCGACGAATGA
- a CDS encoding DUF2189 domain-containing protein, with amino-acid sequence MTHAHHTGPADPLAGLPYADRVRTVTGDQALGWLRAGWADLRASGWVSLAYGALFVAIGFALTGGLVLAGMAYLIAPMIGAFLLIAPLLALGLYRISKDVEEGRRPSLWRALTAWRANPYHILTAGLILMLYVMIWARMNVVAFALFFPHEAIALDHFVAQMFSLDGLVFTVFITALGFAFAAFAFITNVTALPMMMDRPVDVFAAALASAMAVLRNPRVMALWAGLIVLVTGAGLLTGFLGLIVALPLVGHASWHAYRDLIKEDEEG; translated from the coding sequence ATGACACATGCCCATCACACCGGCCCCGCCGACCCGCTGGCCGGCCTGCCCTACGCGGACCGTGTCCGCACGGTCACCGGCGATCAGGCGCTGGGCTGGCTGCGGGCGGGCTGGGCAGACCTTCGGGCGTCGGGCTGGGTCAGCCTCGCCTACGGCGCCCTGTTCGTCGCCATCGGATTCGCGCTGACCGGCGGGTTGGTGCTGGCCGGGATGGCCTATCTGATCGCGCCGATGATCGGCGCCTTCCTGCTGATCGCACCGCTCCTGGCGCTCGGCCTCTACCGGATCTCCAAGGACGTCGAGGAGGGGCGCCGACCCAGCCTGTGGCGGGCGCTGACCGCGTGGCGGGCCAACCCCTACCACATCCTGACCGCCGGCCTGATCCTGATGCTCTATGTGATGATCTGGGCGCGGATGAACGTGGTGGCCTTCGCCCTGTTCTTCCCGCACGAGGCCATCGCGCTCGATCATTTCGTGGCGCAGATGTTCAGCCTGGACGGTCTGGTCTTCACCGTCTTCATCACGGCGCTGGGCTTCGCCTTCGCCGCCTTCGCCTTCATCACCAACGTCACCGCCCTGCCGATGATGATGGACCGCCCGGTGGACGTCTTCGCCGCGGCGCTGGCCTCGGCGATGGCGGTGCTGCGCAACCCGCGCGTTATGGCGCTGTGGGCCGGGCTGATCGTGCTGGTGACCGGCGCCGGGCTGCTGACCGGCTTCCTGGGCCTGATCGTCGCCCTGCCCCTGGTCGGGCACGCGAGCTGGCACGCCTACCGTGACCTCATCAAGGAGGACGAGGAGGGGTGA
- the rpsA gene encoding 30S ribosomal protein S1, whose protein sequence is MAQAMARTGEKESFAALLEESLGTAESLEGSVVKGRVVSVENDMVTIDVGLKSEGRVALKEFAVAGQPPEMKAGDTVEVYLERMEDKNGEAVLSREKAKREEAWALLEKSFQDQTRVTGVIFGRVKGGFTVDLSGAVAFLPGSQVDIRPVRDISPLLGTPQPFQILKMDRSRGNIVVSRRAVLEESRAEARSELVANLKEGQVLQGVVKNITDYGAFVDLGGVDGLLHVTDIAWRRINHPSEALQIGQTVTVQVIRFNPETQRISLGMKQLEADPWEGVEAKYPVSSRFKGRVTNITDYGAFVELEPGIEGLVHVSEMSWTKKNVHPGKIVSTSQEVEVMVLDVDPQKRRISLGLKQCLDNPWETFLDKFGPGTELEGEVKNITEFGLFVGLPGDIDGMVHMSDLDWNKSGEEAIAEYKKGDRVKVKVLDVDVEKERISLGIKQLANDPFEAATAGLKKNEVVTCTVTQVTDGGIEVTVGEGYTGFIRKSDLSRDRSEQRPDRFAVGEKVDAKVTQIDRGSRRISLSIKAREMEEEKQAMAEYGSSDSGASLGDILGAALKRKQQTGEE, encoded by the coding sequence ATGGCACAAGCTATGGCCCGGACCGGCGAGAAGGAAAGCTTTGCGGCTCTGCTCGAGGAGTCGCTCGGCACGGCCGAGTCCCTCGAAGGCTCGGTCGTCAAGGGCCGCGTCGTCTCCGTCGAGAACGACATGGTCACCATCGACGTCGGCCTGAAGTCGGAAGGCCGCGTCGCGCTGAAGGAATTCGCCGTTGCCGGCCAGCCGCCCGAGATGAAGGCGGGCGACACGGTCGAGGTGTATCTGGAGCGCATGGAAGACAAGAACGGCGAAGCCGTTCTGTCGCGTGAGAAGGCCAAGCGCGAAGAGGCCTGGGCGCTGCTGGAGAAGTCCTTCCAGGACCAGACCCGCGTCACCGGCGTCATCTTCGGCCGCGTCAAGGGCGGCTTCACCGTCGACCTGTCGGGCGCCGTGGCGTTCCTGCCGGGTTCGCAGGTGGACATCCGTCCGGTCCGCGACATCTCCCCGCTGCTGGGCACCCCGCAGCCGTTCCAGATCCTGAAGATGGACCGCTCGCGCGGCAACATCGTCGTGTCGCGTCGCGCCGTTCTCGAAGAGAGCCGCGCCGAGGCCCGTTCGGAGCTGGTGGCCAACCTCAAGGAAGGCCAGGTTCTGCAGGGTGTGGTCAAGAACATCACCGACTACGGCGCGTTCGTGGATCTGGGTGGCGTCGACGGCCTGCTGCACGTCACCGACATCGCGTGGCGCCGCATCAACCACCCGTCCGAGGCCCTGCAGATCGGCCAGACCGTCACGGTCCAGGTCATCCGCTTCAACCCGGAGACCCAGCGCATCAGCCTCGGCATGAAGCAGCTGGAAGCCGATCCGTGGGAAGGCGTGGAAGCCAAGTACCCGGTCAGCTCGCGGTTCAAGGGTCGCGTCACCAACATCACCGACTACGGCGCCTTCGTGGAGCTGGAGCCGGGGATCGAGGGCCTGGTGCACGTCTCGGAGATGTCCTGGACGAAGAAGAACGTCCATCCGGGCAAGATCGTGTCGACTTCGCAGGAAGTCGAGGTCATGGTCCTGGACGTCGATCCGCAGAAGCGCCGCATCAGCCTGGGCCTCAAGCAGTGCCTGGACAACCCGTGGGAGACCTTCCTCGACAAGTTCGGCCCGGGCACGGAGCTGGAAGGCGAGGTCAAGAACATCACCGAGTTCGGTCTGTTCGTCGGTCTGCCGGGCGACATCGACGGCATGGTCCACATGTCCGACCTCGACTGGAACAAGTCGGGTGAGGAGGCCATCGCCGAGTACAAGAAGGGCGACCGCGTCAAGGTCAAGGTCCTGGACGTCGACGTCGAGAAGGAGCGCATCTCCCTCGGCATCAAGCAGCTCGCGAACGATCCGTTCGAGGCTGCCACGGCCGGCCTGAAGAAGAACGAGGTCGTCACCTGCACCGTCACCCAGGTCACCGACGGTGGCATCGAGGTCACGGTCGGCGAGGGCTACACCGGCTTCATCCGCAAGTCGGACCTGTCCCGCGACCGTTCGGAGCAGCGTCCGGACCGCTTCGCCGTCGGCGAGAAGGTCGACGCGAAGGTTACCCAGATCGACCGCGGCTCCCGCCGCATCTCGCTGTCCATCAAGGCCCGCGAGATGGAGGAGGAGAAGCAGGCGATGGCCGAGTACGGTTCGTCCGACTCGGGCGCTTCGCTGGGCGACATCCTGGGTGCGGCTCTGAAGCGCAAGCAGCAGACCGGCGAGGAGTAA
- the cmk gene encoding (d)CMP kinase: MSLVIAIDGPAAAGKGTLSKRIAQAYGFAHLDTGALYRAVGVSVLRAGGDPADADAAAQAARALRPDDGILNDPALRSDEAAQAASKVAAVPAVRAALLDFQRTFAATPPGGAPGAVLDGRDVGTVVCPNADAKLFVTASVEVRAERRLKELRERGIPAIPSDVLEDMKARDTRDSQRTVAPLLPAADAFVLDTSALDADQAFAAATAFIGTKTGFGPKV; this comes from the coding sequence ATGAGTCTGGTCATCGCCATCGACGGACCCGCCGCCGCGGGCAAGGGCACGCTGTCCAAGCGGATCGCCCAGGCCTACGGCTTCGCGCATCTCGACACCGGGGCGCTCTACCGCGCCGTGGGCGTCAGCGTCCTGCGCGCGGGTGGCGACCCGGCGGACGCGGACGCCGCGGCGCAGGCCGCCCGCGCGTTGCGGCCGGACGACGGTATCCTGAACGACCCGGCCCTGCGCAGCGACGAGGCGGCGCAGGCGGCCTCCAAGGTCGCCGCGGTGCCGGCGGTGCGGGCCGCCCTGCTCGATTTCCAGAGGACGTTCGCCGCCACCCCGCCCGGCGGCGCGCCGGGGGCGGTGCTGGACGGGCGGGATGTCGGAACGGTCGTATGCCCGAACGCCGATGCCAAGCTGTTCGTTACCGCTTCCGTTGAGGTGCGGGCCGAACGGCGACTCAAGGAGTTGCGGGAACGCGGGATTCCGGCTATACCGTCCGACGTCCTGGAGGACATGAAGGCCCGTGACACGCGCGACAGCCAGAGGACGGTAGCACCGCTCCTGCCGGCTGCCGACGCTTTTGTGCTTGATACCTCCGCCCTCGACGCCGACCAGGCGTTCGCAGCGGCGACCGCCTTTATCGGAACGAAAACCGGTTTCGGCCCCAAGGTCTGA
- the aroA gene encoding 3-phosphoshikimate 1-carboxyvinyltransferase — MLQAKPLRSSSTGALAGTIRVPGDKSISHRSLMLGAVAVGETVIHGLLEGEDVLNTAAAMRLLGAQAERGGDGVWRVRGVGLGGLGEPAQVLDMGNSGTAARLLMGLVASHPITCVFTGDASLNKRPMARVTGPLEQMGARFVGRSGGRLPLTVVGSDRTVPITYRLPVASAQVKSAIILCGLNTAGTTTVIEAEPTRDHTELMLRHFGATVTTERMEDGALAVSVVGQPELTGRAIVVPADPSSAAFPAVAALLRPGSELLLPGVGMNPRRTGLYDTLVEMGADIAFENRRDEAGEPVADLRVKHGPLKGIVVPADRAPSMIDEYPILAAAAACAEGTTVMLGLKELRVKESDRLAMVADGLTKCGVKVEVGADDSLTVYGTGKPPQGGATVATAMDHRIAMSFLVLGMATAEPVQVDDGAFIDTSFPGFVALMNGVGAKIAGV, encoded by the coding sequence ATGCTGCAGGCGAAGCCGCTTCGCTCATCCTCCACCGGCGCGCTGGCCGGCACGATCCGCGTGCCGGGCGACAAGTCGATTTCGCACCGGTCGCTGATGCTGGGTGCCGTTGCGGTGGGCGAGACCGTCATCCACGGCCTGCTGGAAGGGGAGGACGTGCTGAACACCGCCGCCGCCATGCGCCTGCTGGGCGCCCAGGCGGAGCGCGGCGGCGACGGCGTGTGGCGGGTGCGCGGCGTCGGTCTGGGCGGTCTGGGCGAGCCGGCGCAGGTGCTCGACATGGGCAACAGCGGTACGGCGGCGCGCCTGCTGATGGGCCTCGTCGCGTCGCACCCGATCACCTGCGTCTTCACCGGCGACGCCTCGCTGAACAAGCGGCCGATGGCCCGCGTGACCGGCCCGCTGGAGCAGATGGGCGCGCGCTTCGTCGGGCGGTCCGGCGGGCGGCTGCCGCTGACCGTGGTTGGCAGCGACCGCACCGTGCCGATCACCTACCGCCTGCCGGTGGCCTCCGCCCAGGTCAAGTCGGCGATCATCCTCTGCGGCCTGAACACCGCCGGCACCACCACCGTGATCGAGGCGGAGCCGACCCGCGACCACACCGAGCTGATGCTGCGCCATTTCGGCGCCACCGTGACGACCGAGCGGATGGAGGACGGCGCGCTCGCCGTGTCCGTCGTCGGCCAGCCGGAGCTGACCGGGCGCGCGATCGTCGTGCCCGCCGACCCCAGCTCCGCCGCCTTCCCGGCGGTCGCGGCGCTGCTGCGCCCCGGCTCGGAGCTGCTGCTGCCCGGCGTTGGCATGAACCCGCGCCGCACCGGCCTCTACGACACGCTGGTCGAGATGGGCGCCGACATCGCCTTTGAGAACCGCCGCGACGAGGCCGGGGAGCCGGTGGCCGACCTGCGGGTGAAGCACGGCCCGCTGAAGGGCATCGTCGTCCCGGCGGACCGCGCGCCCAGCATGATCGACGAATACCCGATCCTCGCCGCCGCCGCCGCCTGCGCGGAGGGCACCACCGTCATGCTCGGCCTGAAGGAGCTGCGCGTGAAGGAGAGCGACCGCCTCGCCATGGTCGCCGACGGGCTGACCAAGTGCGGTGTGAAGGTCGAGGTCGGGGCCGACGACAGCCTGACCGTCTACGGCACCGGCAAGCCGCCGCAGGGCGGTGCCACCGTCGCCACCGCCATGGACCACCGCATCGCCATGAGCTTCCTGGTGCTTGGCATGGCCACCGCCGAGCCGGTGCAGGTGGACGACGGCGCCTTCATCGACACCAGCTTCCCCGGCTTCGTCGCTCTGATGAACGGCGTCGGCGCCAAGATCGCCGGGGTGTGA